The sequence below is a genomic window from Brevibacillus laterosporus.
TACGATTCGTTTCCGCGGACGTGAAATTACCCACTCTCAAATCGGACAACAGGTGCTGGAACGCGTGGCAGCCGCTTGTGAACAGGAAGCAACGGTTGAACGTAGACCCAAAATTGAAGGTCGTAGCATGATTATGATCTTAGCTCCAACTCCGAAATCGGAAAAATAGGATACGAGACAGGAGGATTTCCCAATGCCTAAAATGAAAACTCACAGTGGAGCAGCAAAACGCTTCAAAAAGACTGGTAGCGGTCGTTTGAAACGTGATTCTGCTTACACGAGCCATTTGTTTGCTAACAAGAGCACTAAAGCGAAGCGTCATCTTCGCAAAGGTGGCATGGTTTCTAAAGGAGACCAAAAACGCATTGAGCAAATGATCACTTACTTGTAAGATTCATTTCTGCTCATTTTCCGTAACGAAAAATTATCTAGCATGAGCTCCATAAGCGTCTTACGTAGACCGCCATGCTACAGATCAGGAGGAATTAATTATGCCAAGAGTTAAAGGTGGCATTGTGTCGCGTCGTCGTCATAAGAAAATCTTAAAATTAGCCAAAGGTTACTTTGGTTCTAAACACCGTCTGTTTAAATCAGCTAATGCACAAGTAATGAAGTCTCTGATGTACGCTTATCGTGACCGTCGTCAGAAAAAACGTGACTTCCGCAAATTGTGGATCACTCGTATCAACGCTCAAGCTCGCATGAATGGTCTGTCTTACAGCCGTTTGATGCACGGTTTGAAACTAGCTGGTGTTGAAGTAAACCGCAAAATGTTAGCTGATCTAGCTGTTAACGATAAAGCTGCTTTCAACGACATTGCTACAGTTGCTAAAAGCAAATTGAACGCGTAAGAACGTTCTTTTAGAAAAAGGTTGCCGAGTTTCCTCGGCAGCCTTTTTTTGATTCATGCGGGAGAAAAATTCTTGACTTTAGCTGAACTGTCTGATAATTTTAGAATCAATACAAATTGAATAGCATGACTTCTTATCCAGAGAGGCGGAGGGACTGGCCCGTTGATGCCCGGCAACCACTTGTTTTATAAACGAGATGGTGCTAATTCCTGCAGAACATTAAGTTCTGAAAGATGAGAAGGTTTGCTTACGGATCTCTTTGCGTAGCCAAAGCCTTCTTTCATCGAAAGAAGGCTTTTTTATTTGTAAATAAAGTGGGACGACAGAGGAGTGGAATTGATGAAGCATATTGATACACGTTTGGCACAAATCGGGGTAGGGAAAGACAAAACAACGGGAGCAATCAGCTTTCCCATCTATCATGCAACGGCATATCGTCATCCGGCATTGGGTGAAAGCACAGGATTTGACTATACTAGGACGGCTAATCCGACGCGAACGGTGCTTGAGGAAGCTATCGCTAATTTAGAAGGGGGAGACGGTGGTTTTGCTTGCTCATCGGGAATGGCGGCGATTCAAACCATTTTGGGGTTGTTCTCCTATGGTGACCATTTAGTTGTCTCGCTCGATCTGTATGGAGGGACATATCGACTATTTGAACAAATCATGAAGCGATATGGAATAACCTGCACCTACGTTGATATGTGCCAACCGGAGCTAGTGGAAGCGGCTATTACCAGCGAGACACGTGCGTTGTTCATAGAAACACCTACCAATCCACTTATGCAAATTACCGATTTGCGATCCGTTGTCGATATTGCCAAACGCTATCAATTGCTGTCCATTATTGACAATACCTTTATGACTCCCTATTATCAGCGACCGCTGGAGCTAGGAGCAGACATCGTCTTTCACAGTGCTACCAAGTATTTAGCTGGACATAATGATGTGCTATCTGGTTTGATCGTGACCAGAGGTACCGAGCTGACAGAAAAGATTAGTTTGTTGCATAATTCCATAGGAGCGGTACTTGGTCCACAGGATTGCTGGTTGGTGATGCGTGGCCTAAAAACGTTGGCATTGCGCATGGATCGCCATCAATCAAATGCTTTTGCTGTGGCTGACTTTTTACAAACTCATCCAGCAGTGTCAGAGGTCTTTTACCCTGGATTACCTACTCATCCGGGATATGATAGTCAGACGGAACAAGCAAGTGGCTATAGCGGAATGGTTTCCTTCCGCATCAAGGAACAATCTCTGGTCCCTATCTTTTTAAAACAATTACAAGTTATTTCATTTGCAGAAAGTCTGGGAGGCGTAGAATCCTTGTGCACCTATCCGGCTACGCAGACACATGCAGATATTCCGGTTGAAGTGCGAGAACAAGTAGGTGTATGCAACCGATTGCTTCGCCTATCAGTGGGAATTGAACATCGTGATGATTTGATAGCTGACCTGAAACATGCCTTGGACAAATGTTTACAAATAGAGGAGTGTATCCGATGAATTTTGCAACCAAAATCCTTCATGGTACGTGTGGAATGGATCGAGTGACGGGAGCCTCTAGCATCCCGATCTACCAAGCCTCTACTTTTCACCAATATGATATTGACCAGCCTGGTACTTATGATTATGCACGGTCAGGGAATCCGACTCGTCAAGCACTAGAAGAAACAATTGCAGTACTAGAAGGGGGAAAGCGTGGTTTTGCATTTTCTTCTGGAATGGCTGCTATTTCCAGCGTATTTTTATTATTTTCAAGTGGCGATCATTTGGTAGTAGCTGAAGATGTCTATGGGGGAACATTTCGTTTTTTAACTACAGTGCTAGAACGGATGCAAATTGAAGTGACCTTTGTGGATACCACCCAACTGTCTTTGGTGGAAGCAGCTATTCGTTCTAACACAAAAGCCGTTTTTCTAGAAACACCATCCAATCCGACGTTAAAAGTAACTGATTTGCGGGGAGTAATTGCAATTGCTAAACGACACGGGCTTATAACAATCGTGGACAATACCTTTATGACTCCGTACTACCAACGACCACTGGAGTTAGGAGCAGATATTGTTTTGCATAGTGCTACCAAGTTTATCGGAGGACATAGTGACGTAGTAGCCGGTCTTGCAGTGACTAAAACAAAGGAATTAGGACAAAAATTATATGCCATTCAAAATGGATTTGGCGCCATTCTTGGTGTACAGGATAGCTGGCTGGTGATGCGTGGCTTAAAAACATTAAAAGCACGCTTGGATATTTCGACTCGCAATGCATCGGTTGTTGCAGATCATTTAGCAGAGCATCCTTTGGTGAAAAGGGTCTATTATACAGGTTTGTCCACCCATGATGGACATGAAATTCAAGAGACTCAAGCAAATGGACACGGAGCAGTCCTCTCCTTTGACTTGGGCAGTCGTGAACGGGTGAAGGCTTTATTCGATAACGTGCAATATGCTCTCGTGGGAGTTAGCCTGGGGGGAGTAGAGAGTATTCTGTCATATCCAGCACAAATGTCACATGCGGCTATGCCGAAAGCTGAACGAGAAAAGCGTGGAATCACAGATGGATTGGTGAGGCTATCGCTTGGAGTAGAGGACGTGACGGATGTGTTGGCTGACTTAGAGCGTGGTCTGAAAGCCGGGGAGAAAATAGAGGAGCAAGTGAATGTGTAGGGTTTATGAAAAAAAGTGAAAGACTTTCATTCGTCGTTTGGCAAAAGAAGCCTCCTTTTAATAAAAAGGGGGTTTTTGTATATTACAATACTTCGAAATTCAGTTACTCTCCTAATGGTAAGGATATCTTGTTGCTCATAGAGTCGGGAACATATCATGAAGGCATTTTAGGATACATTGATCAGGGAAAGAAAGAGTTTGTTACGCTCGCTGGGGAAATCACCAAAGTAAACAAAGAGGAAGATAGTTTAGCAGGGATGCAAGAGCAATGGCTGGTAGAGTGGCTAAGCGATCAAGAAATTGTCTTATATCATAATGGGTTTTCTGCCATTGACTTTGCCATCAAAAAAGAAAAAGCCTTGCCTAGGAAAAAAACAAGCCAACCATTTGACCGTTATTATCTAGGGATGAATGCGGGCCAACGGATTTATTTGCTTGATATCATTCGACAAGATATTACTACAGTGATGAGGCTGGGTTCATTTGATGCCAAGGGGAACGGATATCAACAAGAATCTCAGATCACCATACCAGGGCTGGATGTTGCATTGTTGAGAAGGGAAACCGTGTTTTCCCCTGCGCAAAAACGAAGTGCATTTATGGTGTACACGTATGCAGAAGAACGGAAGGAAAGACCTGTTACGCTATACGTGTGGGATACGGAACAGAAGAAGATGATACTCGAAAAAGAGGTCATAGAAAGAGGCAACATGAGATGGGTTGACGAACAAACATTATTATTGGGAACGCAACGGATATCATTACCGGAAAAATAAACAGGAACAAAGAAAAATCCAGCTTTTCTGACCTGTATGGCCAGATGGCTGGATTCCTTTGGATCTAGGAAATCGCAAACACATATCCCTTCCCTTTATCTATATATTTTTTTTCAATCAAGGTGCTGGTTTTGATAACGGGGGCCGGGTGGAATTGACGTTTGGTGAGTGCCTGAGCTGTTTGAAAGGCTGCCTCCTCCGTTTCCGCAATCACGGCGGCTACCAGACTTTTATCCTCCGTTGTCACGATCTCAACATGGTATAGGAACATGGGATTTCCCTCTTTTCGTACTTACTGGTTTCAAAAGGTAGCTTAGCAGCCAACTGTGCTAGGACTACTGTCTAGTATGTAAACGGTCACTTAAACTTACACACTCACGCTCGCGATAATTTGCGTAAAATGCTCCTGGATATTGGCGGTTCCGAATCGGCGAGCAAACTGGTGGAACTTTTCTCCCGTCTCCCGTTCAGTTTTAAATAATTCCACAAGCTGAGCGATAACAGGAGCTACCC
It includes:
- a CDS encoding aminotransferase class I/II-fold pyridoxal phosphate-dependent enzyme; protein product: MNFATKILHGTCGMDRVTGASSIPIYQASTFHQYDIDQPGTYDYARSGNPTRQALEETIAVLEGGKRGFAFSSGMAAISSVFLLFSSGDHLVVAEDVYGGTFRFLTTVLERMQIEVTFVDTTQLSLVEAAIRSNTKAVFLETPSNPTLKVTDLRGVIAIAKRHGLITIVDNTFMTPYYQRPLELGADIVLHSATKFIGGHSDVVAGLAVTKTKELGQKLYAIQNGFGAILGVQDSWLVMRGLKTLKARLDISTRNASVVADHLAEHPLVKRVYYTGLSTHDGHEIQETQANGHGAVLSFDLGSRERVKALFDNVQYALVGVSLGGVESILSYPAQMSHAAMPKAEREKRGITDGLVRLSLGVEDVTDVLADLERGLKAGEKIEEQVNV
- a CDS encoding 50S ribosomal protein L20, with the protein product MPRVKGGIVSRRRHKKILKLAKGYFGSKHRLFKSANAQVMKSLMYAYRDRRQKKRDFRKLWITRINAQARMNGLSYSRLMHGLKLAGVEVNRKMLADLAVNDKAAFNDIATVAKSKLNA
- a CDS encoding aminotransferase class I/II-fold pyridoxal phosphate-dependent enzyme, with translation MKHIDTRLAQIGVGKDKTTGAISFPIYHATAYRHPALGESTGFDYTRTANPTRTVLEEAIANLEGGDGGFACSSGMAAIQTILGLFSYGDHLVVSLDLYGGTYRLFEQIMKRYGITCTYVDMCQPELVEAAITSETRALFIETPTNPLMQITDLRSVVDIAKRYQLLSIIDNTFMTPYYQRPLELGADIVFHSATKYLAGHNDVLSGLIVTRGTELTEKISLLHNSIGAVLGPQDCWLVMRGLKTLALRMDRHQSNAFAVADFLQTHPAVSEVFYPGLPTHPGYDSQTEQASGYSGMVSFRIKEQSLVPIFLKQLQVISFAESLGGVESLCTYPATQTHADIPVEVREQVGVCNRLLRLSVGIEHRDDLIADLKHALDKCLQIEECIR
- a CDS encoding 50S ribosomal protein L35 — its product is MPKMKTHSGAAKRFKKTGSGRLKRDSAYTSHLFANKSTKAKRHLRKGGMVSKGDQKRIEQMITYL
- a CDS encoding DUF3906 family protein, whose amino-acid sequence is MFLYHVEIVTTEDKSLVAAVIAETEEAAFQTAQALTKRQFHPAPVIKTSTLIEKKYIDKGKGYVFAIS